In one Agrobacterium tumefaciens genomic region, the following are encoded:
- the rplQ gene encoding 50S ribosomal protein L17 has product MRHGNSGRKLNRTASHRKAMFANMAASLITHEQIVTTLPKAKEIRPIVERLVTLGKRGDLHARRQAISQIKDQDAVRKLFDAIASRYATRNGGYLRIMKAGYRQGDNAALAVVEFVERDVDAKGAADKARVAAEAAAAEAA; this is encoded by the coding sequence ATGCGCCACGGAAATTCAGGCCGCAAGCTCAATAGAACCGCCAGCCACCGCAAGGCAATGTTTGCCAACATGGCTGCTTCGCTCATCACCCATGAGCAGATCGTCACCACGCTTCCGAAGGCGAAGGAAATTCGCCCGATCGTTGAGCGCCTCGTCACCCTCGGCAAGCGCGGCGACCTGCACGCTCGCCGTCAGGCGATCTCGCAGATCAAGGATCAGGACGCTGTTCGCAAGCTGTTCGACGCGATCGCTTCGCGTTACGCAACCCGCAATGGCGGCTACCTGCGTATCATGAAGGCCGGCTACCGCCAGGGCGACAACGCGGCTCTCGCCGTCGTTGAATTCGTCGAGCGCGACGTTGATGCCAAGGGTGCAGCCGACAAGGCTCGTGTTGCCGCTGAAGCTGCTGCTGCCGAAGCCGCATAA
- a CDS encoding DUF2809 domain-containing protein, which translates to MGLPRVSPSYFARIRLLAAALAVIVCGLCLRRFGYDVGLPFVAVKYGGSVLWGAMIYLLLAAFFPSRWHGYEVHIAILAVVLVELIRLVHFPALDAFRATTAGALLLGRVFSLWNIVCYIAGIGAAAIMAGRVLRVWPSSST; encoded by the coding sequence ATGGGCCTGCCGCGCGTATCCCCATCTTATTTCGCCCGCATCCGGCTTCTGGCGGCGGCGTTGGCGGTGATCGTCTGCGGCCTTTGCCTGCGCAGGTTCGGTTACGACGTGGGACTGCCGTTCGTGGCGGTGAAATATGGCGGATCCGTGCTCTGGGGAGCGATGATCTATCTGCTGCTGGCAGCCTTCTTCCCATCCCGCTGGCATGGTTATGAGGTTCACATCGCCATTCTTGCCGTCGTTCTCGTGGAGCTCATCCGGCTTGTTCATTTCCCGGCGCTGGATGCGTTTCGTGCTACGACGGCCGGCGCTTTGCTGCTCGGCCGTGTTTTTTCGCTGTGGAATATAGTCTGTTATATCGCGGGGATCGGGGCCGCCGCCATCATGGCCGGGCGGGTCTTGCGCGTTTGGCCCTCTTCATCGACATGA
- a CDS encoding DegQ family serine endoprotease, translating to MRSVLKYLSTGLLAALILLPVGVRAQDKAVPSSQTEMQLSFAPLVKRTAGAVVNVYAERVVQRRLSPFAGDPFFEQFFGQQMPNRTEKQSSLGSGVIVTAGGLVVTNNHVIDGADDIKVALADGREFSSKVLLKDDRVDLAILQIDAKEQFPVLSLGNSDAIEVGDLVLAIGNPFGVGQTVTSGIVSGLARNQVTQGDFGFFIQTDASINPGNSGGALTNMAGELIGINTAIFSKGGGSNGIGFAIPANLVRVFVAAAERGDASFQRPYIGATFDPVTSDVAEALGLHRARGALVVSVVKDGPAEKAGIEPGQVVTAVNGFEVEHPDALGYRLTTAGIGKSAELTVMDKGKEKKVTIALDTAPETAPRDERLIEGRNPFAGATVANLSPKLADELRMPSQVTGVVITDVKRGSPAYRVGFQPKDVILSLNGADIASTAAVEKALDDNPGFWRVEILRDGQRIRQFLR from the coding sequence ATGCGAAGCGTGTTGAAGTATCTGTCCACCGGCCTTCTCGCCGCGCTCATTCTCCTGCCAGTCGGCGTGCGGGCGCAGGACAAGGCCGTGCCGTCGAGCCAGACGGAAATGCAGCTTTCCTTTGCGCCGCTGGTCAAGCGTACCGCGGGCGCCGTGGTGAACGTCTATGCGGAGCGTGTCGTGCAGCGGCGTCTGTCGCCCTTTGCCGGCGATCCTTTCTTCGAGCAGTTCTTCGGACAGCAGATGCCGAACCGCACGGAAAAACAGTCATCGCTCGGATCGGGCGTGATCGTGACCGCCGGCGGCCTCGTGGTCACCAACAATCACGTCATCGACGGTGCTGACGACATCAAGGTGGCGCTGGCGGATGGGCGCGAATTTTCCTCCAAGGTTCTGCTGAAGGATGACCGGGTCGATCTCGCCATTCTGCAGATCGATGCCAAGGAGCAGTTTCCGGTGCTGTCGCTCGGCAACTCTGACGCCATCGAGGTCGGCGATCTCGTTCTTGCCATCGGCAACCCCTTCGGTGTCGGCCAGACGGTGACGAGCGGCATCGTTTCGGGTCTGGCGCGCAATCAGGTAACGCAGGGCGATTTCGGCTTCTTCATCCAGACGGATGCCTCCATCAACCCGGGCAATTCCGGCGGTGCGCTGACGAACATGGCGGGTGAGCTGATCGGCATCAATACCGCCATCTTTTCCAAAGGCGGTGGTTCGAACGGCATCGGTTTTGCCATTCCCGCCAATCTGGTCCGGGTTTTCGTGGCTGCCGCCGAGCGTGGGGATGCGAGTTTCCAGCGACCTTACATTGGCGCCACCTTCGATCCTGTCACCTCCGATGTTGCCGAAGCGCTCGGCCTGCATCGCGCCCGCGGGGCGCTCGTCGTCAGCGTCGTCAAGGACGGCCCGGCGGAAAAGGCTGGCATCGAACCGGGTCAGGTCGTCACCGCCGTCAACGGCTTTGAGGTGGAACATCCGGATGCGCTGGGTTATCGCCTGACGACCGCCGGCATCGGCAAATCCGCCGAATTGACTGTGATGGACAAGGGCAAAGAAAAGAAGGTGACAATCGCGCTCGATACCGCGCCGGAAACCGCCCCGCGTGACGAGCGGCTGATCGAGGGCCGTAATCCCTTCGCCGGGGCGACGGTCGCCAATCTTTCGCCGAAGCTTGCCGATGAATTGCGCATGCCTTCGCAGGTGACCGGCGTTGTCATCACCGATGTGAAGCGCGGCTCGCCGGCCTATCGCGTCGGCTTCCAGCCGAAGGACGTCATCCTGTCGCTGAACGGCGCGGATATCGCCTCCACGGCTGCGGTCGAGAAGGCGCTGGACGATAATCCCGGCTTCTGGCGGGTGGAAATCCTGCGCGACGGGCAGCGCATCCGGCAGTTCCTGCGATGA
- the msrQ gene encoding protein-methionine-sulfoxide reductase heme-binding subunit MsrQ: MAFALPLPSLPKRYQPAAIWSLYVIGLCPAVWYFYLAATGGLGFNPVKDFEHLLGIWALRFLCLGLLVTPLRDLFNINLIAYRRALGLIAFYYVLAHFTVYLVLDRGLILGSIAGDILKRPYIMLGMAGLLMLIPLALTSNRWSIRTLGSRWNTLHKLAYLVLIVGVLHFVLARKSITLEPVFYISTMVILLGYRLVRPSIMSMKRAKRARPARP, encoded by the coding sequence ATGGCTTTCGCCCTGCCCCTTCCGTCGCTGCCGAAGCGTTACCAGCCGGCGGCCATCTGGTCGCTTTATGTGATCGGTCTCTGTCCGGCCGTGTGGTATTTCTATCTCGCCGCAACCGGCGGCCTCGGCTTTAATCCGGTCAAGGATTTCGAGCACCTGCTCGGCATCTGGGCGCTGCGCTTCCTGTGCCTCGGGCTTCTGGTGACGCCGCTGCGCGATCTCTTCAACATCAACCTCATCGCCTATCGCCGGGCGCTGGGGCTGATCGCCTTTTATTACGTGCTGGCGCATTTCACCGTCTATCTGGTGCTGGATCGCGGCCTGATCCTCGGCTCCATAGCCGGCGATATTCTGAAGCGGCCCTATATCATGCTCGGCATGGCCGGGCTTCTCATGCTCATTCCGCTGGCGCTCACCTCCAACCGCTGGTCGATCCGCACGCTGGGCAGCCGCTGGAACACGCTGCATAAACTCGCCTATCTCGTCCTCATCGTGGGCGTGCTGCATTTCGTGCTGGCGCGGAAGTCGATCACGCTGGAGCCGGTGTTTTATATCAGCACCATGGTGATCCTGCTCGGTTATCGGCTGGTACGGCCCTCGATCATGTCGATGAAGAGGGCCAAACGCGCAAGACCCGCCCGGCCATGA
- a CDS encoding replication-associated recombination protein A, producing the protein MSDDLFAPQVPVEVANRRPLADRLRPKTLAEVSGQPHLTGEEGVLRRMIDSGSLGSMIFWGPPGTGKTTVARLLSGEAGLAFEQISAIFSGVADLKKVFEAARTRRMNGRQTLLFVDEIHRFNRAQQDSFLPVMEDGTIILVGATTENPSFELNAALLSRARVLTFGSHDEDSLSELLKRAEEAEGKPLPLTEEARASLIRMADGDGRAVLTLAEEVWRAARKDETFDTEGLTRIVQRRAPVYDKSQDGHYNLISALHKSVRGSDPDAALYYLARMFDAGEDPLYLGRRLVRMAVEDIGLADPQALAVCNAAKDAYDYLGSPEGELALAQACVYLATAPKSNAVYTAFKSAMRAAKENGSLVPPKHILNAPTKLMKGEGYGDGYRYDHDEPDAFSGQDYFPEKMGRTTFYDPPDRGFEREIRKRLDWWAKLRRERGSR; encoded by the coding sequence ATGAGTGACGACCTCTTCGCCCCGCAAGTGCCCGTCGAGGTCGCCAACCGGCGGCCTCTTGCCGATCGTCTGCGTCCGAAAACGCTGGCGGAGGTGAGCGGGCAGCCGCATCTGACGGGTGAGGAGGGCGTTCTGCGCCGCATGATCGACAGCGGTTCGCTGGGGTCGATGATCTTCTGGGGGCCGCCCGGAACCGGCAAGACGACGGTTGCCCGCCTGCTTTCCGGCGAGGCTGGTCTGGCTTTCGAGCAGATATCGGCGATCTTTTCCGGTGTCGCCGATCTCAAGAAGGTTTTCGAAGCGGCTCGCACGCGGCGGATGAATGGGCGGCAAACGCTGCTTTTCGTCGACGAGATTCATCGCTTCAACCGCGCCCAGCAGGACAGCTTTCTGCCGGTCATGGAGGATGGCACCATCATTCTGGTGGGCGCCACCACCGAGAACCCGTCCTTTGAACTCAATGCCGCTCTTTTGTCGCGTGCGCGGGTGCTGACCTTCGGCTCGCACGACGAGGATAGTCTCAGCGAACTTCTGAAGCGCGCCGAGGAGGCGGAGGGCAAGCCCCTGCCGCTAACGGAGGAGGCACGTGCGAGCCTGATCCGCATGGCCGATGGCGACGGCCGCGCCGTGCTGACGCTTGCCGAAGAGGTTTGGCGTGCCGCGCGCAAGGATGAGACTTTCGATACCGAAGGGCTGACGCGCATCGTGCAGCGCCGTGCCCCTGTTTACGACAAGAGCCAGGACGGCCACTACAATCTCATTTCGGCGCTGCATAAATCGGTGCGTGGTTCGGACCCTGACGCGGCACTTTATTATCTGGCCCGCATGTTCGATGCTGGCGAAGACCCGCTTTATCTCGGGCGACGGCTGGTGCGCATGGCGGTTGAGGATATCGGCCTTGCCGATCCGCAGGCGCTTGCCGTCTGCAATGCCGCCAAGGACGCTTATGATTATCTCGGCTCACCGGAAGGCGAGCTGGCGCTGGCGCAGGCCTGCGTATATCTGGCCACCGCGCCGAAATCGAACGCCGTTTATACCGCCTTCAAATCGGCGATGCGGGCGGCCAAGGAAAACGGTTCGCTGGTGCCGCCGAAGCATATATTGAACGCGCCGACCAAGCTGATGAAGGGTGAGGGCTACGGCGACGGTTACCGTTACGACCATGACGAGCCGGACGCTTTTTCAGGGCAGGACTATTTCCCGGAGAAAATGGGCCGAACGACGTTTTACGATCCGCCGGACAGGGGTTTCGAGCGGGAAATCCGCAAGCGCCTCGACTGGTGGGCGAAGCTGCGCCGCGAGCGCGGATCGCGTTAG
- a CDS encoding DUF817 domain-containing protein, with protein sequence MSTSTSPAASRLSVLDNLLCDTYPWGELKGIRRFIVEFLYFGIKEARACMFAGLFFVSIFVVPHGGVLGIPRYDVLLIIALAIQFFMIWSRLETLDEAKAILLFHIVGFALEVFKTSSAVQSWSYPDFAYSKVLGVPLFSGFMYAAVGSYIIQAWRLLDVRIRHYPTYWMATLIGIAIYANFFTHHFIGDYRWYIAACAIGLYSRATVIFRPYDSDRKMPLLLAFILIGFFVWLAENISTFFGIWKYPDQIGAWSVVHIGKWSSWSLLVIMTFTIVAHLKHIKARIHIPD encoded by the coding sequence ATGAGCACATCAACAAGCCCGGCCGCAAGCCGCCTCTCCGTCCTGGACAATCTGCTCTGCGATACCTATCCCTGGGGCGAACTCAAGGGCATCAGGCGTTTTATCGTCGAGTTTCTGTATTTCGGCATCAAGGAAGCCCGGGCCTGCATGTTTGCGGGCTTGTTCTTCGTCTCCATCTTCGTGGTACCGCATGGCGGCGTGCTCGGCATTCCCCGCTATGACGTGCTGCTGATCATTGCGCTCGCCATCCAGTTCTTCATGATCTGGAGCAGGCTCGAAACGCTTGACGAGGCCAAGGCCATCCTGCTGTTCCATATCGTCGGCTTCGCACTGGAAGTGTTCAAGACATCGAGCGCCGTCCAGTCATGGTCCTATCCGGATTTCGCCTATAGCAAAGTCCTCGGCGTGCCGCTGTTTTCCGGTTTCATGTATGCCGCCGTCGGCAGTTACATCATTCAGGCGTGGCGGCTGCTGGATGTGCGCATTCGTCACTATCCCACCTACTGGATGGCGACCCTGATCGGCATCGCCATCTACGCCAACTTCTTCACCCATCACTTCATCGGCGATTACCGCTGGTACATCGCCGCCTGCGCCATCGGCCTCTATTCCCGCGCAACGGTGATCTTTCGTCCCTATGACAGCGACCGAAAGATGCCGTTGCTCCTCGCCTTCATCCTGATCGGCTTTTTCGTCTGGCTGGCAGAAAACATCTCCACCTTCTTCGGGATCTGGAAATACCCCGATCAGATCGGCGCCTGGTCCGTCGTCCACATCGGCAAGTGGAGTTCATGGTCGCTGCTGGTCATCATGACTTTTACGATCGTCGCACATCTCAAGCACATCAAGGCCCGCATTCACATTCCGGACTGA
- the ilvD gene encoding dihydroxy-acid dehydratase — protein MPAYRSRTTTHGRNMAGARGLWRATGMKDSDFGKPIIAVVNSFTQFVPGHVHLKDLGQLVAREIEAAGGVAKEFNTIAVDDGIAMGHDGMLYSLPSREIIADSVEYMVNAHCADAMVCISNCDKITPGMLNAAMRLNIPAVFVSGGPMEAGKVVLHGKTVALDLVDAMVAAADDKISDEDVKIIERSACPTCGSCSGMFTANSMNCLTEALGLSLPGNGSTLATHSDRKRLFVEAGHLIVDLARRYYEQEDETVLPRTIANKAAFENAMSLDIAMGGSTNTVLHILAAAHEGGVDFGMEDIDRLSRKVPCLSKVAPAKQDVHMEDVHRAGGIMRILGELERGGLINRDTYTVHEATLGDAIDRWDITRTNSETVRQFFKAAPGGVPTQVAFSQSSRWDDLDTDSDNGVIRSVEKPFSKDGGLAVLYGNIALDGCIVKTAGVDESILKFTGPAVVYESQDAAVKGILGNEVKAGDVVVIRYEGPKGGPGMQEMLYPTSYLKSKGLGKACALITDGRFSGGTSGLSIGHASPEAAQGGAIGLVRQGDLIEIDIPNRTINLKVTDAELASRRAEQEELGWKPEAPRKRNVTTALKAYAAFASSADKGAVRILPE, from the coding sequence ATGCCAGCCTATCGCTCCAGAACGACAACCCACGGCCGCAACATGGCGGGCGCGCGCGGCCTTTGGCGCGCCACCGGCATGAAGGACAGCGACTTCGGCAAGCCGATCATCGCGGTGGTCAATTCCTTCACGCAATTCGTGCCGGGCCACGTGCATCTGAAGGATCTCGGCCAGCTGGTTGCCCGTGAAATCGAGGCGGCCGGCGGTGTTGCCAAGGAATTCAACACCATCGCGGTGGATGACGGTATCGCCATGGGCCATGATGGCATGCTCTATTCGCTGCCGTCGCGCGAGATCATCGCGGATTCGGTGGAATATATGGTCAATGCCCATTGCGCCGATGCGATGGTGTGCATTTCCAACTGCGACAAGATCACGCCCGGCATGCTGAATGCGGCGATGCGCCTCAACATTCCCGCCGTCTTCGTCTCTGGTGGTCCGATGGAAGCAGGCAAGGTCGTCCTGCACGGCAAGACTGTGGCGCTCGATCTGGTCGATGCCATGGTGGCTGCCGCCGATGACAAGATTTCCGATGAGGACGTCAAGATCATCGAGCGTTCCGCCTGCCCGACCTGCGGTTCCTGTTCCGGCATGTTCACGGCCAATTCCATGAACTGTCTGACCGAGGCGCTGGGCCTGTCCTTGCCCGGTAACGGCTCGACGCTCGCCACCCATTCGGATCGCAAGCGTCTTTTCGTCGAGGCCGGCCATCTGATCGTTGATCTGGCGCGCCGTTATTATGAGCAGGAGGACGAAACCGTCCTGCCGCGCACCATCGCCAACAAGGCGGCATTCGAAAACGCCATGTCGCTGGATATCGCCATGGGCGGCTCCACCAACACGGTTCTGCATATTCTGGCGGCGGCGCATGAGGGCGGCGTCGATTTCGGCATGGAAGACATCGACCGTCTTTCCCGCAAGGTTCCCTGCCTTTCCAAGGTCGCGCCTGCCAAGCAGGACGTGCATATGGAAGACGTTCACCGCGCCGGCGGCATCATGCGTATTCTGGGTGAACTGGAACGCGGTGGGCTCATCAATCGTGATACCTATACCGTTCATGAGGCGACGCTGGGCGATGCCATCGACCGCTGGGACATCACCCGCACCAACAGCGAGACGGTGCGGCAGTTCTTCAAGGCGGCGCCGGGCGGCGTGCCGACGCAGGTGGCCTTCAGCCAGTCCTCGCGCTGGGACGATCTGGACACGGATAGCGACAACGGCGTCATTCGTTCGGTTGAGAAGCCTTTCTCCAAGGATGGCGGTCTGGCCGTGCTTTACGGCAATATCGCGCTTGACGGCTGCATCGTGAAAACGGCGGGCGTCGACGAATCCATCCTGAAATTCACCGGCCCGGCAGTGGTTTACGAAAGCCAGGACGCAGCCGTGAAGGGCATTCTCGGCAACGAGGTCAAGGCGGGCGACGTCGTCGTCATCCGTTACGAAGGGCCGAAGGGCGGGCCGGGCATGCAGGAAATGCTCTATCCGACCAGCTACCTCAAGTCCAAGGGCCTCGGCAAAGCCTGCGCGCTGATCACCGATGGTCGTTTCTCCGGCGGTACTTCGGGCCTCTCCATCGGTCACGCCTCGCCGGAAGCGGCGCAGGGCGGCGCCATCGGCCTCGTGCGCCAAGGCGACCTGATCGAGATCGACATTCCGAACCGCACCATAAACCTGAAGGTCACCGATGCGGAGCTGGCTTCGCGCCGCGCGGAACAGGAAGAGCTTGGCTGGAAGCCGGAAGCGCCACGCAAGCGCAACGTCACGACGGCGCTGAAGGCCTATGCGGCCTTTGCCTCGAGCGCTGACAAGGGCGCAGTGCGGATTTTGCCGGAGTAA
- the msrP gene encoding protein-methionine-sulfoxide reductase catalytic subunit MsrP — MPAYRPPVIAATEITPKNIYLSRRGFLGTAAGLAAIGLAGPEAIAAPLAATPGAYKLDEKLTPLDAVTSYNNFYEFGVGKSDPKENSGKFKPTPWTVKVDGLVSKPQEFGIEELMKYPLEERTYRMRCVEGWSMVIPWIGFPLATLLDKVEPLGSAKYVAFETVVRPDEMPGQSGLFQPLSWPYVEGLRLDEARHPLTILALGLYGETLPNQNGAPIRLVVPWKYGFKGIKSIVRISLVEQQPETTWKNSNAREYGFYSNVNPNVDHPRWSQATEQRIGEGGFFGTQNRPTLMFNGYDEVASLYTGMDLKANY; from the coding sequence ATGCCCGCCTATCGTCCGCCCGTCATCGCGGCAACAGAAATCACGCCAAAGAACATCTATCTCTCCAGACGCGGTTTCCTTGGAACAGCGGCCGGGCTCGCGGCAATCGGACTGGCTGGCCCTGAGGCGATCGCCGCACCGCTTGCGGCGACCCCAGGCGCCTACAAGCTGGATGAGAAGCTCACCCCGCTTGATGCCGTCACCAGCTACAATAATTTCTACGAATTCGGTGTCGGAAAATCCGACCCGAAGGAAAATTCCGGCAAGTTCAAGCCCACCCCCTGGACGGTGAAGGTGGATGGCCTCGTCTCCAAACCACAGGAATTCGGCATTGAAGAGCTAATGAAATATCCTCTCGAAGAGCGCACTTACCGCATGCGCTGCGTCGAGGGCTGGTCGATGGTCATTCCGTGGATCGGCTTCCCGCTCGCCACCCTTCTCGACAAGGTGGAGCCGCTTGGCAGCGCGAAATATGTCGCTTTCGAAACCGTGGTGCGGCCAGACGAAATGCCGGGTCAAAGCGGCCTGTTCCAGCCTCTCTCCTGGCCCTATGTCGAGGGGCTTCGCCTCGATGAAGCGCGCCATCCGCTCACCATCCTCGCCCTCGGCCTCTACGGCGAGACGCTGCCGAACCAGAACGGCGCGCCGATCCGCCTCGTCGTGCCGTGGAAATACGGCTTCAAGGGCATCAAATCCATCGTCCGCATTTCGCTCGTCGAACAACAGCCGGAAACGACCTGGAAAAATTCCAATGCCCGCGAATATGGATTCTATTCCAACGTCAATCCGAATGTCGACCATCCGCGCTGGAGCCAGGCAACGGAGCAGCGCATCGGCGAAGGCGGCTTTTTCGGCACCCAGAACCGCCCTACCCTGATGTTCAACGGTTATGACGAGGTCGCGAGCCTTTATACCGGCATGGATCTGAAAGCGAATTACTGA
- a CDS encoding DUF1883 domain-containing protein — MARPNFRFTHYDLKELRAGTTIEISLSAVNNVRLMTGANFQRFTELLDFKYLGGVAKKSPIRISIPETMHWHLIIDAEGHSGLAESSVKMLPAPAQTVQHRKAS; from the coding sequence ATGGCACGGCCGAATTTCCGCTTTACGCATTACGACCTGAAGGAATTGCGGGCTGGGACGACCATTGAAATATCCCTGTCGGCCGTCAACAATGTGCGGCTGATGACGGGCGCGAATTTCCAGCGTTTTACCGAATTACTCGACTTCAAATATCTCGGTGGCGTCGCGAAAAAATCGCCGATCCGCATCAGCATTCCCGAGACAATGCACTGGCATCTGATAATCGATGCGGAAGGGCATAGCGGCCTGGCGGAATCCTCGGTCAAGATGCTGCCAGCGCCGGCGCAGACCGTGCAACACCGCAAAGCTTCATGA
- a CDS encoding serine hydrolase, with protein MKRRTALALIASLPIAPLARAQSSGNGIRFDPLLREADALSSLKAVIVSIDGGEVASRAYHGSSLNGSTNIKSASKSVISALVGMAIDRKILSGADQPIATLLRSDFPQNPDPRLERVTIGNLLSMQSGLERMSGPNYGRWVASRNWVRMALGSGFAGEPGGGMLYSTGSTHLLSAILTKASGRSTLSLARDWFRPLEGFSIGGWERDPQGIYLGGNQMAMTARSLLAFGELYRMGGMTPGGERLISQCWIDQSWQQRTNSVFNGDGYGYCWFIKEMAGSTVYYAWGYGGQMLYIVPAKRLSVVMTSREDAPSARTGYRDQLHGLMESIIRAA; from the coding sequence ATGAAAAGACGAACCGCACTTGCCCTTATCGCGTCCCTGCCTATAGCCCCGCTTGCCCGCGCGCAAAGCAGTGGCAATGGCATTCGTTTCGACCCGTTGCTGCGGGAGGCGGATGCGCTTTCCAGCCTCAAGGCCGTCATCGTCAGCATCGATGGCGGGGAGGTCGCGAGCCGCGCCTATCATGGTTCCAGCCTGAATGGTTCAACCAACATCAAGTCGGCATCGAAATCGGTTATTTCGGCGTTGGTCGGCATGGCGATCGATCGCAAGATACTGTCTGGCGCCGATCAGCCAATCGCAACCCTTCTACGCAGCGATTTTCCGCAGAACCCAGACCCACGGCTGGAACGGGTTACTATCGGCAACCTGCTGTCCATGCAATCCGGCCTGGAACGCATGTCGGGCCCGAACTATGGCCGCTGGGTCGCCAGCCGCAACTGGGTGAGAATGGCGCTGGGTTCCGGTTTTGCCGGAGAACCGGGTGGCGGCATGCTTTATTCCACCGGTTCCACCCATCTGCTCTCGGCTATCCTGACAAAAGCTTCCGGCCGTTCGACGCTGTCGCTCGCGCGCGACTGGTTCCGGCCGCTGGAAGGTTTCTCCATCGGAGGCTGGGAGCGGGACCCGCAGGGCATCTATCTCGGTGGCAACCAGATGGCCATGACGGCGCGGTCGCTCCTGGCCTTTGGCGAGCTTTACCGAATGGGCGGGATGACGCCCGGCGGCGAGCGGCTGATTTCGCAGTGCTGGATCGACCAATCCTGGCAGCAGCGTACCAATTCCGTCTTTAACGGCGATGGTTATGGCTATTGCTGGTTCATCAAGGAAATGGCGGGGTCGACAGTCTATTATGCCTGGGGTTATGGCGGGCAGATGCTTTACATCGTACCGGCCAAACGGCTTTCCGTGGTGATGACCTCACGCGAGGATGCGCCGTCGGCCAGAACCGGTTATCGCGACCAGCTGCATGGGCTGATGGAGAGCATCATCCGGGCGGCATGA
- a CDS encoding GNAT family N-acetyltransferase → MTDSSPLARLTNDPLILRNLLRTAYPFETDDARRLIRRIAERRLPVWAVDDGRLVGLIGLSGEFGLWLDRRVWGKGYGEEAGRLVIDYAFQHMGIRTLHANPLFDNRASHRLMDKLGFVATGRANAFCRQRGKIVPLRPYRLNRE, encoded by the coding sequence ATGACGGACTCATCGCCACTCGCCCGGTTGACGAATGATCCGCTCATTTTGCGCAATCTGCTGCGCACGGCCTACCCTTTCGAAACCGATGACGCACGGCGTCTGATCAGGCGCATTGCTGAGCGTCGGCTGCCGGTATGGGCGGTGGATGATGGCAGGCTGGTCGGTCTCATCGGCCTTTCGGGCGAATTCGGCCTTTGGCTTGATCGCCGTGTCTGGGGAAAGGGCTATGGAGAAGAAGCCGGACGCCTCGTCATCGATTATGCCTTTCAGCACATGGGCATCAGAACCCTGCATGCCAATCCCCTGTTTGACAACAGGGCGTCGCACCGTCTGATGGACAAGCTGGGCTTTGTTGCAACCGGCCGTGCAAATGCCTTTTGCAGGCAAAGGGGAAAAATCGTGCCGCTTCGACCTTATCGGCTCAATAGAGAGTGA